From a single Carassius auratus strain Wakin chromosome 38, ASM336829v1, whole genome shotgun sequence genomic region:
- the LOC113057449 gene encoding probable phospholipid-transporting ATPase IIB isoform X2, with translation MKAIGLCHNGKPVYESRVNGASAEPESTEADQDFSDDNRTYQTPILMRDLTSLKLKTPVGHILTYYILQILPFTSESKHMGINVRMCIQLQVCKCV, from the exons ATGAAAGCCATCGGCCTCTGCCACAATGGTAAACCAGTGTACGAATCCCGTGTTAACGGTGCCAGCGCGGAGCCAGAGAGTACAGAGGCCGACCAGGACTTCAGTGACGACAACCGCACTTACCAGACTCCAATCCTGATGAG AGACCTGACGTCCCTCAAGCTGAAGACCCCAGTCGGACACATCTTGACCTATTACATCCTCCAgatccttcccttcacctctgaGAGCAAGCACATGGGCATTAATGTCAGGATGTGTATCCAACTACAagtgtgcaagtgtgttt GA
- the LOC113057449 gene encoding probable phospholipid-transporting ATPase IIB isoform X1 — MKAIGLCHNGKPVYESRVNGASAEPESTEADQDFSDDNRTYQTPILMRDLTSLKLKTPVGHILTYYILQILPFTSESKHMGINVRMCIQLQVCKCVCMCSELHISLISNTKNIWREYECPSLIWLCVL; from the exons ATGAAAGCCATCGGCCTCTGCCACAATGGTAAACCAGTGTACGAATCCCGTGTTAACGGTGCCAGCGCGGAGCCAGAGAGTACAGAGGCCGACCAGGACTTCAGTGACGACAACCGCACTTACCAGACTCCAATCCTGATGAG AGACCTGACGTCCCTCAAGCTGAAGACCCCAGTCGGACACATCTTGACCTATTACATCCTCCAgatccttcccttcacctctgaGAGCAAGCACATGGGCATTAATGTCAGGATGTGTATCCAACTACAagtgtgcaagtgtgtttgtatgtgttcagAATTACATATTTCCCTCATTTCAAACACTAAAAACATCTGGAGAGAATATGAATGCCCCTCTTTAATTTGGCTTTGTGTCCTTTAG